The following DNA comes from Amblyraja radiata isolate CabotCenter1 chromosome 30, sAmbRad1.1.pri, whole genome shotgun sequence.
CACCACTGCAATTTCCAGCTGCTTACGTTCCTTCAGAACCTCTCTGGTTAAACTCAAACTTTTGGTTTCCATTGTGTTCAGAGCTGTGAAGAATTTCTTCATACTGTTTGCTCCCATCTTCCAAAACATTGCATCAAAGTTATCATCGTTCTCTCCCCCTGAGATTGGACGCTGGGCAAAAATAGCTGAATTGTTAAACTTGAAGTGTACTGGCAGACCCGTTGTGTCTTTGGGACACGGTACCTCAGCTAATTTCAGGGCACCCAGGATTGGGGGAGGCTGTCCGTCTGCGAAAGTCACCAGGATCTGAATGTTTTCTGAAATATCTTTGCCAAAAATAGCAAGAATCGAATCAAAGACATATTTCTGTGCGTGAGTCAGGCGAGCCAGGGAGGCTTGAGCAACAAAACACACGGCGTCAATCTGATCAACACCCTGCGGGGAAGAGAAGAATTCACGGATTTGCTCAGTGATCAGTTGATCCCGGCTGATGCCCCTGGTGTCCCCGAATCCTGGCGTGTCAATGATCGTCAGAGAGTAATCGATGTTAAATCCTACCTGATGGTGGAGCTGGTAGGCAGTGATGGAGGATGTCTGACTCTCAGCCTGGGATTTTCCTGTATCTTCCGCTATTAACTTGTATCTGAAGTTGTCTCCCCATTCCACGCCCAAGATGTAGTTGATCATCCCATTGATGAGGGTTGACTTTCCTGAGCCAGTTGCTCCCAGAACCATAATTGTCTTCATTGTGTATTTTGTAGTGGGTTTTCCGAAGGAGCATTTCACAAGCTGTTTGTCTTTATCAGCTACCTGCTCCTGTAGTTTGAGCTTGTAAATGGAAGGGTTTCCTTGGGATATTAATTGTGTGTCACTTCGTTGTTTCCGGGCTATTGTGATTGGTGTGTTTCCTATTTTTATTGAAACCTCCTCACTTGCTTCACTAGACCCTGTTTCACCACAGTCAGCAGACACGGGGACTCGATAGATGGTTGTGGAGTGCAGTGTTGGGCTGGATGAACAATCCTGGAAGACCGGATTACCAGGTGGACTTGCTGGCTGGGTGATGCTCTTGTAGCTCTCACTAGCCTTGCTGACCCCTACCTTGGTCACTGCTCTGTATCGGAAGTGATACTCCTGGTGTGGCTGTAACCCAGGTATTGTGAAGGAGTGGCATTGATCAGGAGTATCCAGAATTGTCCATTCCTCCTGCTGGCTACCTCGGTACTCTACCTTGTAGCCCACAATCTCACCGGCACCAAATGTTGGAGGCTGTAACTGCAGAGTCACACTGTCATGTGTTGTTCTACTAGATGTAGGTATCTCGGGCTGTGACAGAGGAACAAAGCACTGGTTCTCCAGACATCCTCCATCATACAGGTAAATTGACGCTCCTATGTTGCTGTCATCCCTCACAGATCCAACAGCAAATTTTATTTTCCCATCTGCTATATTGGCGGTGGCAAAGTCCAGGAATGATCCTGATGTCTTCCTCATCTGCTGGGATACAGATGGCAAGTTAAACCAGGAGTCACTTTGTCGTTTTGTACAGGCTCCATCAACAGGAGGTTGTGTCTCCATTTTCTGAGCTGTGGGAGATTGGAGGTAGTTGTTTGCCTCTGACAGGTAAAGATCCTCCTGATGCAGTGTTGTGAATGTGAAGCAGACCACGTAGTCTGTTACTGGACCCTTCAACACTTCATGCAACTCTCTCCTTGATTTCACAACAGGTATGTCTTTCATTATCCTGAGGCAACGTCCCACAACCATCATCTCCGATTCCTTGTCATCCAGCCATGTGGTCAGTGCTTGGTGTTTAAATGGTGACTGCTCCCTGTTCTTCAATATGTCCGTCAGCAACCCTTCCTCCTTCTCACCGCCCCGAATGGACGGCAAAACTCTGGCTAAGGTCCTTTGGAAAACCAGTTTATACTGCAGACACATCTCTTGGAATTGAAGTATCCTGTCCCCGATCTCGGGAAACTGAACTGGGACACTGTCTTTCATCAGGTCATTGCACCTCATCGCGGCCTCACTGAGCTGTTCTAGGACATCCTGGCAGCGATTGACCAGTCCCACGCTGATCTCCCTCACCAACTGGGCAGCTTTTGAGTCGAGTTTATTGAGAGGATAGAGCCAGACTGTGATGGGCACTGAATGTTCTCCATCTGGACCCAGGAGGTTTGGAAGTGTTGCGTAGATATTGATGGCGTCTTTGAAGGTGGTGGGATTGTTCTTCAGTGAGAAATCCCCATAAAAGGTGCAGTTAAATTTCTCGGCATGTGACTTTTGTTCTTCTGTCATTTCTAGGGAGGCCTCTCCCTCGATCGCAATCTGAGGAAGAAGTTGAATCATCACCTCCATGTTGCCCTGAATATTCTGTATGTTCTCTGCTGAAGAAGCCACTTGATCAAACACAAAGAAGGCCTGGGCCCCATACAGCACTGCTGTAATGACATGGGTGGCTGAGCCCTCATCAAACACACTCGGGTAGGTAATATTCTGTCTCCCTAAGTGACTCATCATCAGTTGTTCAAACCTGGTTGTTGCTTTGTACTGAAGGGTAACTCGTGCTTGTTGCTCTGATTCCTTTGTGTCTCTGAGATATTTTGCCGACCCTTTCACCTCTACTAACCCACCCAGGAAACTCGCTTTCAGTGACCCTGACACATTGAGGGCATTGGCTTTCTTCTCCATGGAGTCTGATGCAATGATGTGAAACTCAGTGCTGGGCTGGTCACGACGATCAAGGTTGCTCTGCAGTGTCTGGAAGTCCCACAAGGTGATGCCTACAGGATAAATTAGCGATCAAAACTGTTAATATTGTTAAAATTACTCAAAGTGAATAATATTCCTTCAGTAGATTCAATCTCTGTACAGGCTATGTCTTGGGCTGAAAGTAAAACACTCTACACTCACTGGACTGATCACATGAACAATAGGTGCGgcttggtggcacagcggtagagtagctgccttacagcgcttacaccgccacagacctgggttcgatcctgactacgggtgctgtctgtgcagagtttgtacgttctccccgtgaccgcgtggggttttcactgagatcttcggtttcctcccgcacaccaaaggcgtacaggtttgtagattcattggcttggtataaatgtaacattgtcccaagtgtgggttggatagtgttaatgtacggggatcgttggtcggtgctgactcagtgggccaaagggcctgtttctgtgctgtatctctaaactaaacaaaaaatacatTGAGTGCTACAGCGGGTCAGGAGGCaattcaggagaacatggataagcgttGACTTGGATCATCTTCAAATATccatgtctagtttagtttagaaatatggtgcggaaacaggcccttcggcccatcaggcccgcgacaaccagtgatccccgcatgctaacactatcctgcacacactaggaacaatttacaattttactaagacaattaaccttcaaaactgTACGTCCTTGCAGTGTGGGAggtaaaccggagatcccggagaaaattcacgcaggtcacggggagaaagtacaaactctgtacagacagcacaggtagtcaggatcgaacctgggtctctggtgctgtaaggcagcaactctacctctgtgccaccgtgccgctcaataTTCAATCCACTGTATAAACTGGACTATAACTGACAAAGTTGTGGTCACCATTGGTGACCTGAACTTATGGCCCTGCAATGACCACCACtgtatcatagagtgatacagcatgtaaagggcctgtcccacttaattgacctttacaggcgactgccggcacccgtgataggtcaccAAAATTTTCAatttgttgaaaattcagcagcgaccagaaagatgctatgactctttggagacctctcacggccatacagtattgtcatgagaggtctcctatggtcgtgagaggtctcccgtgacatgtcgccaggggtcgcctgtatggtcgtgagaggtcacccgtgacatgtcgccaggggtcgcctgtatggtcgtgagaggtcacccgtgacatgtcgccaggggtcgcctgtatggtcgtgagaggtctcctacggtcgtgagaggtctccagagagtcgtagtgtctttctggtcgccgctgaattctcaacatgttgaaaatttcgacgacctatcacgggtgcctgcATTCGTCTGTAAAggtcacataagtgggacaggccctttaagaggcctgacttgcccacactgataaacatgtcccagctacactgatcccaccttcctgccatacccctctaaacctgtcctatccatgtacccatttaactgtttcttaaccattgggatgatcccagcctcaactacctcctctggcagcttgttccatacatccaccacccattgtgtgaaaaagttactcctcagattcctattaaatcttttccccttcaccttaaacccatgtcctcttgtccttgattcccctactctgggcaagtgactctgtgcatctacccaatctagtcctctcatgtttttacacacctgtataagatcacccccccatACCAACCCATACCAGAGGGCATTTGACAAAATCCCTCATGTTGAAATTCATTGAGTGGAAGGTAGATGtgaatcctaccacaaccagagagcagtcctgaaccactatctacctcgttggtgacccttggaccacccttgatcggactttgctggctttaccttgcactatatgttattcccttatcatgtctttcgtttcacctactctgggctcaTGTGACTTCATGATTTGTGTGAAGATATTCCAGTACCTGGGATCAGAGCATCTGATCGGCAGTCGTACAGCATTCCCAACTGGAAAGGCCGGCCCAGAGTGGCCAGTTGCAAGCACTCACTCATCACTGAaccggaaatggacagtcaacaaaATCCAGTGATCTGAAACAGAACGAGGAATAAAATATGAAGATGAATCCACTCGACGTACggctttttgaagatgtgaccaaaaaggtttagtttagagatacagtgcggaaacaggcccttcagcccatcgagtccatgccgaccatgatccccaaaaactaacactatcctacacacgctcgggataatttacatttataccaagacaattcacctataaacctgtacatctttggagtgtgggaggaaactgaagatctcggagaaaacccacgcaggtcacagggagaacgtacaaactccgtacagacagcacccgtggtcaggatctaacccgggtctctggcgctgtgaggcagcgtttATGTAGAGGAATGTTAACTATTGCACTGAGAATCACAGTATGATTTTAGTGTGGATgatggccattctgcccattgagtccctACTAGCTCTGGGTAAGAACAATCCATCTGGTCCCACATTCCTGCCTTGAAAATTCCTTCCTTTCGGGAAAGAAATTGCAGCCAGACATCCGTtggggaatgttgctgactggcccgctccacactgcaggagtacgtgctgagggatgtactgtagcttggtgcagccaacgccaaggctccatGGGGGAGGACCactgtctagggtccttccgctgctggacattggggggcaaGGTCCGGTGGAgatacccctcaaacaagggaaggaaaACAAGgtgaagatcataagtgataggagtagaattaggccgtttggcccatcaagtctccgccattcatggctaatctataTCTCCctagtaaccccattctcctgccttctcctaatAATCTttcatacccgtactaatcaagaatctttctctgccttaaatatactaACTGGTTTTGCTcccagagccttctgtggcaaaaaatcccacagattcaccaccctctgactaaagaaattcctccacatctccttcttaaaagaacatccattaattctgaggctatgacctctaatactagactctcccactagtggaaacatcccctccacatccactctatccaaggggaaaagatttaatagaaatctgactggtaaccttttcacactgagagtggtgtgtgtatggaacaagctgctagaagaGGTAGCTGAGACGGGTactccgactaggaaaaggggagatgcagcgagacctgggtgtcatggtacaccagtcattgaaagtgggcatgcaggtgcagcaggcagtgaagaaagcgaatggtatgttagctttcatagcaaaaggatttgagtataggagcagggaggttctactgcagttgtacagggtcttggtgagaccacacctggagtattgcgtacagttttggtctccaaatctgaggaaggacattattaccatagagggagtgcagagaaggttcaccagactgattcctgggatgtcaggactgtcttatgaagaaagactggatagacttggtttatactctctagaatttaggagattgagaggggatcttatagaaacttacaaaattcttaaggggttggacaggctagatgcaggaagattgctcccgatgttgggggtattccaggacaaggggtcacagcttaaggataagggggaaatcctttaaaaccgagatgagaagaacttttttcacacagagagtggtgaatctctggaactccctgccacagagggtagtcgaggccagttcattggctatatttaagagggagttagatgtggcccttgtggctaaggggatcagagggtatggagagaaggcaggtacgggatactgagttggatgatcagccatgatcatattgaatggcggtgcaggctcgaagggccgaatggcctactcctgcacctaatttctatgtttctatgtttctatcgcaACTGTTTcataacaattagacaggtacatggataggacaggtttggaggtatatggaccattCTTAACttattgagtttagaagaatgatgggggacctcactgaaacgtacagaataatgaatggcttggataaagtggatgtggagaggatgtttccactagtgttaaTTCCGCATGGGAGTGAtcgcaggcaagggatcagctccgatgttaagtccgcgccctgcGGTGGGGTCCACGACAGTCCgatgaggcttccagctccatcgatcgaAGGCCGCAGAGCCtgaagaatgtgatccgaaaattgatcacatctccgggaaggtaagagccTGAAAAAAAGTTTACCCCGATCGCctccccccgtcccccacacAAAGCAAACTGAGCAACATTAAAACACACTTTCAACAAatgcttaaaattaaaaaaagatgaaaaaacgaacacactgtgggcagggctgccatctccccggcgcccctggtggtctttgtcatctttcaggcagagatagatagattcttggttagtatgggtatcaggggttgtggggagaaggctggagaatggtgcACCTATCGCTTAtgtccaaatgtaggcaggtgggactagtgtagctgggacatattggctggtgtgggcaggttgggatatagtgcccgtttccacgctgtatcactatgactaacaAAGTAAATGGCCCACAATTGTGgcaaaggtctgaagaatggtctcgatctgaaactgtcacctattccttatgaaaCATATTCCTCGTGAATAtgaaatagcacctcatattttggttGCAGAGGgctcgaacgccgccggctactggagccaagatcgtcccatcaacagaaggctcgaggcccccgaccgcgggagaacaaggaaggaaagaAATTTGAcgggtttttttgccttccatcacagtgaggaatgtggaggagacgCTGGTGGATGttcatttttaaatatattttgtgtgttttgttactttTTCTGGTATGAccatatggcaaatcaaattccttgtatatgttgcaaaacacacttgtaTAATAACGTATGATCAtgatgtacctcccactcccctgacatcagtctgaagaagggtccaggcccgatatgttacccattccttctctccagagatgctgcctgtccccctgagttactccagaattttgtgtctacctattccttttcaccagagatattgcctgacccactgagttactccagctttttgtgtctatcattgtgtTTTCGTTAAAGATAAGTGCAGGTGCCAGCAGTACATAGTGTGATACTATTAAATGTATAGAGACTGTCTGAAGTCTTTTTGTCTGCACATCTTTTGTCATTGCGAACAAAGTTTGCATTTGAAATAACCAAAATATTCGCCCAACAATGATTGCAGGCTTGAGCCTCGAACAAATGTATTCCTCCCGCCTCTTACCAGAGACTGCAGAGTTTGAAAGTGGGGGGCTtagtgatcactgatcactggcattgggactttttgaaatttgatgtattaaaatcatgttttaatgcattgtggaagtatgatttcaatgttttttgtttgaagtatttttaagataatgtaaggcctacatgagagataggagcaggtgattattatttttgttattgcttgacctcaaaaaactgggggataataatacaggccgtcccccacatcccccacaggccaacaccccctccccaccccggaTCAATGCCAGTGCCTTCCACGGTACAGAAaatttgacatttaaaaaaatgtgttataatttcaattgttttttttgtttggagAAAGGGACAAGAAATGATCATAACATTTTCTGATTTTGCGAAGTCATACGAATTATGTTTTGCTCGGGGGAAAAATCAGAGTATTTTGAAAGTTTGCATTCTTCTTTTGAcgtatatttcattttgatttgaatttagaatcatcaaactattacattaataaaagaggtagacaaaatgtttaagaaggaactgcagatgctggaaaatcgaaggtagatagaaatgctggagaaactcagcaggtgcggcagcatctatggagtgaaggaaataggcaatgtttcaggccgaaaccattcttcagactcgaagaaggtttcggcccaacatttaagaaacagttagactgatacatggataggacaggtttggagggatgtggaccaaaagcaggtagtgtcgctgggacatgttggtaggtgtgggcaagttgcgccaaagggcctgctttcacactgtatcactctatgactacattatacctccaccatgcatgagttTTACTGCTATATacttaagcatagaaacatagaaaataggtgcaggaataggccattcagccctttgagccagcactgccattcaatctgatcatggttgttcatctaaaattagtgcccctttcctgtttttcccccatatccctagattcctttagccccaaaagctaaatgtaactctctcttgcaaacatccagtgaactggcctccactgccttctgcgacagataattcaacagattcacaactctctgggtgaagaaagtttgtcctcatctcaatcctaaatggcctacacctcattcttaaactgtgacccctggttctggactcccccaacatcgggaacatttgcagttacagtaagtgaaaatctagcaggcaagcaggatgttttctgcaaccacccccatttgaaggccactatcttccaccgcttctaaccaatgcttggtacctacttccagcagccactggttgtcctccaggatgcaccgagccgcagcctggtccatgccggttaCCAGGGCGAATTCAGCGCAGAGATTCTCACAGGAGCGGCGCgacgcttccgacggcccgggactcttgcactgaggctgctccatggccggagcggcAGCGAGGGACTCGCTGGCCCGGCAAATACTCGCCAAGCCCGGCttcccgtccgcatctgcccccgccacttctgcttccatccctccctccaccccagctctccaacacccacgaccgGGTCGCTCAGAGCACAACAGTGCCTCGTCCAAAGCCTGAGACATTGAAACAtgcctagcccccccccccccccccggttccgcggcccatgaaTCACGACCTCCTTGCATGATCGAGATATCACCGTTATAACTCAATATCTCCCCTCCCATTCGGAGATATTGCATCCGAAGCGACAAACGCAGAGACCGAAGCGGGGCTGTGTTCGAACTGGAGCAGTTTTTTGGGGGATTTCGAAAACAAAGTGAAATCTATTGAAACAAAGTATAAAGAAacaaagaagcgtctcgacccgaaacaccacccattccttctctcgatagATCAAGGACGTGCGGTCAGGGggggcagagcctcacctgtcatactcccaatgaaaatagttgttaagaaaagtaaagaaaaataataataaaatgaaataaatataaagatgtttccactgatctgtgttataaatgtcatttctatatgaatccaaTCATTTTTTTATAGCCAAATTTAcgcagctccgctgcaaatacagggagagctgagaggtgaggcagcggcgagctgagcctcccccctgattgcgcaacccctcagaaactgtaTAGAGtgcgggcaataagcgtgtgcctgttactatctctatgtatgtcaccaatgtaatgtttgtagaccccttcattacatgtcttTGCCTTTCATAGTCCAGGTaacgtatttcacatataaatatattaaatttaggctcgctggtctcttcataaaactgcaatgagaAAGCATCAGGGGAGGCAGCGGtcacatctgcctcactgagggggcgtgtcttgagcccagtggagggagagcAAGCGTCAATTGCGTTGGCTCAGCCCATGTAATTGACGCTGCTTCGCTATCCCCCCACGTTAGCTAGAATCAGCAcaaacaactaacacacacacatcacacacacacacaactaagttaggatggggtagaaggcagtgcctccccagccatttaCCTCACTGCACGTCactgccatagatgctgcctgacccgctggattactcctgctttttgtgtccaaaccaacatctgcagttcctgccgacGCATAACATGTATCCCCATCGCTCAAAGCCCTGCTGTTTCATGCTGTAAAACTCAACACGCCTTCAATACTTGCTTTACCTGGTTGTGGTCTAGTGGAGacactgcacagtggtgcagcggtagagttgctgccttccagcgccagagagcggggttcgataccgactacggttgctgtctgcatggagtttgcacgtcctccctgtgacgcatgggttttctccgggtgctccagtttcctcccacatgcataagacgtgcgggtttgtaggttaattgggtttgttaaaaattgcaaattgtccgttagttgtgtagaatagtgctagtatacTGGGTGATCACaggttggcgggccgaagggcccgattccacgctgtatgtctcaaCTAATCATGCAGCTAATTCTGGTGCAAAGTTCTGCATGTCACTGTGTGGAGTTACAGTACACCGAGGCAAAGGTCCATTGTTAGTGCTGTGGTCAGGATGAGCCCCTGCCTTTAGcactaaaacaaaacacacacagaTGGATACACACCCCCACTGTACAGATACCCTGATACATGagcagtacacaaagtgctggaggaacgggcAGCGtctggaaatggacagacgacatttcggttTATAAAGTAATAGaatgttacagcatggaaacctgcTCACACccgctaacatgtcccatctacacttgtctcacctgcccgcgtttggtccatatccctccaaaactgtcctatccatgtacagaaaaattctggagaaactcagcgggtgatggggggggggggggggggggggggggggggggggggggggggagaagaaatggaaaagggaactgtctccggagagaggaggagaacttcttcaaagtaggaatACCTtggggagatatcgcagtggagtagacaaagtgttcaaagtgttccagttcctcgtgctggcgagagcaggaacagggagatacgggacctgaacgtgtggctgaggaactggtgcacggggcaggg
Coding sequences within:
- the LOC116989973 gene encoding stonustoxin subunit alpha-like produces the protein MSECLQLATLGRPFQLGMLYDCRSDALIPGITLWDFQTLQSNLDRRDQPSTEFHIIASDSMEKKANALNVSGSLKASFLGGLVEVKGSAKYLRDTKESEQQARVTLQYKATTRFEQLMMSHLGRQNITYPSVFDEGSATHVITAVLYGAQAFFVFDQVASSAENIQNIQGNMEVMIQLLPQIAIEGEASLEMTEEQKSHAEKFNCTFYGDFSLKNNPTTFKDAINIYATLPNLLGPDGEHSVPITVWLYPLNKLDSKAAQLVREISVGLVNRCQDVLEQLSEAAMRCNDLMKDSVPVQFPEIGDRILQFQEMCLQYKLVFQRTLARVLPSIRGGEKEEGLLTDILKNREQSPFKHQALTTWLDDKESEMMVVGRCLRIMKDIPVVKSRRELHEVLKGPVTDYVVCFTFTTLHQEDLYLSEANNYLQSPTAQKMETQPPVDGACTKRQSDSWFNLPSVSQQMRKTSGSFLDFATANIADGKIKFAVGSVRDDSNIGASIYLYDGGCLENQCFVPLSQPEIPTSSRTTHDSVTLQLQPPTFGAGEIVGYKVEYRGSQQEEWTILDTPDQCHSFTIPGLQPHQEYHFRYRAVTKVGVSKASESYKSITQPASPPGNPVFQDCSSSPTLHSTTIYRVPVSADCGETGSSEARAGS